Proteins encoded together in one Qingshengfaniella alkalisoli window:
- a CDS encoding tyrosine-type recombinase/integrase → MKTLGTLIATYRATLRPHLRWSDTKEYWLDCLAADLGDAPLSSVSAPQLVTYALTSPRSPLSKRYILHTLSGVLSAGVTLWGLQVPVDAAKQAIANLAMQGLLPKARARQTRIADPALDRIADHWAGSIPPEILTALVDTPLRSGELTRLRWRDVDLSARTAIIRDRKHPNGKHGNDQLIPLLGRTASIIGAQSRASEYVFPYKQDYVSQTFRRSAQRAKVRGVRLHDLRHEGISRLFDRGWTIPQVAAVSGHRSWANLKRYTHISPAQLHQLSEKE, encoded by the coding sequence ATGAAAACGCTAGGAACGCTGATCGCCACTTACCGCGCTACACTCCGCCCGCACCTGCGCTGGTCGGATACCAAAGAGTATTGGCTGGACTGTCTGGCTGCGGATCTCGGCGATGCACCCCTATCCAGCGTGTCAGCCCCTCAGCTCGTCACCTATGCGCTCACGTCCCCGCGGTCGCCCCTCAGCAAGCGCTACATCCTGCACACGCTCTCCGGCGTGCTGTCTGCCGGTGTCACCTTATGGGGCTTGCAGGTGCCGGTGGATGCCGCCAAGCAAGCGATCGCCAACCTGGCGATGCAGGGACTGCTACCCAAAGCCAGGGCAAGGCAGACACGCATTGCAGACCCCGCACTGGATCGCATCGCCGACCACTGGGCCGGATCCATACCGCCCGAGATCCTCACGGCCCTGGTAGACACGCCCCTGCGCTCGGGCGAGCTCACACGGCTGCGGTGGCGCGACGTGGATCTATCTGCCCGCACCGCGATCATCCGCGATCGCAAGCACCCGAACGGAAAGCACGGCAACGATCAGCTGATACCGTTGCTCGGCCGCACGGCCTCGATCATCGGTGCCCAGTCCAGGGCGTCCGAGTACGTGTTCCCGTACAAACAGGACTATGTCTCGCAAACCTTCCGGCGCTCCGCCCAGCGCGCGAAGGTGCGCGGCGTCCGCCTCCACGATCTGCGCCACGAAGGGATCTCGCGCCTGTTCGATCGAGGATGGACAATCCCCCAGGTCGCCGCTGTCTCAGGGCATCGCTCCTGGGCAAACCTCAAACGATACACCCACATCAGCCCCGCGCAGCTGCATCAACTTTCAGAGAAAGAATAG
- a CDS encoding flagellar basal body-associated FliL family protein has protein sequence MKPLIVGVCLAAVLGSGAFYVVFSGLADGLWDISDKAEVVEPLSPFAFVQIEPVQVTLSSDGMLRHLRFEGHLEVDPGSATQVSEVMPRIMDVLNTYLRAVEITDLEDPSGLSRLRGQMLRRVQMVTGRGQVTDLLITKFLVS, from the coding sequence TTGAAGCCTTTAATCGTTGGCGTTTGCCTTGCCGCTGTGCTGGGCAGCGGGGCGTTTTACGTTGTGTTCTCAGGCTTGGCAGATGGGCTTTGGGACATCTCGGATAAAGCTGAGGTCGTCGAGCCATTGTCCCCCTTTGCCTTTGTCCAGATCGAGCCGGTTCAGGTCACCTTGTCGTCGGATGGCATGCTCAGACACTTACGATTCGAGGGGCATCTGGAGGTTGACCCGGGCAGCGCCACACAGGTCAGCGAGGTCATGCCCAGGATCATGGATGTGTTGAACACCTATTTGCGCGCAGTCGAAATCACCGACCTGGAAGATCCGTCCGGCCTGTCCCGGCTGCGCGGACAAATGTTGCGCCGTGTGCAGATGGTCACGGGCAGGGGCCAGGTGACAGACCTGCTGATCACGAAATTTCTTGTAAGCTGA
- a CDS encoding DUF6468 domain-containing protein — protein sequence MAFIADILLIAGSLSAALYCVVLSRRLGRLCNLEHGMGGAISALSAQVADLNATLGRARAAATNSTATLSDSTARAEEAAAKLELLLASCHDLPAGRTAGTERRQ from the coding sequence ATGGCATTCATCGCGGATATCCTGCTGATTGCGGGCAGTTTGAGTGCGGCATTGTATTGTGTCGTCCTGTCACGACGTCTGGGGCGGCTTTGCAATCTGGAGCATGGTATGGGTGGAGCGATATCTGCGTTATCCGCACAGGTCGCAGATCTCAACGCGACGTTGGGGCGGGCGCGTGCCGCGGCGACAAACTCAACCGCTACACTATCCGATTCGACCGCTCGTGCCGAAGAAGCCGCCGCAAAGCTGGAACTGCTGCTGGCGTCCTGCCATGATCTGCCTGCTGGTAGGACCGCTGGCACGGAGCGGCGCCAATGA